The Apium graveolens cultivar Ventura chromosome 6, ASM990537v1, whole genome shotgun sequence genome contains a region encoding:
- the LOC141666856 gene encoding uncharacterized protein LOC141666856, with protein sequence MHSHTFSHNLKKVFLSVYLCVAISPPFSFSSISLRFDQFASMSDQGEKTCPLCAEEMDLTDQQLKPCKCGYDICVWCWHHIMDMAEKDGTEGRCPACRTSYNKEKIVETSAKFERLVAEMSMEKKTKAKSKSKTSDGRKQLTSVRVVQRNLVYIMGLPLDLADEDLLQGKEYFAQYGKVLKVSISRTSAGTIQQFPNETCSVYITYSKEEEAVRCIQSVHGFTLDGRPLKACFGTTKYCHAWLRNAPCNNRDCLYLHEIGSHEVSFSKDEIISSYTRNKVQQISSAPYDPRPRSGNVLPPPADEFSNNHSSSGKPSNKIATINTDLQSDNILGASVWQTPASSVRSSPPNSSSGRSASLPAAASWGVRTSNSQPPSLNVASSNGPFKQKSDSCSGSLAFSTVVANPTQVSAIHSDVQKKPNEAVLVARQKVKLELAVSEKVDHRTTSHTLTTPGHPVTSIPSVQCIDSLKDKDDSPNMSHKSEKVDCRTTSYTHATPGQPVTSVPITQYIDSLKDKNDLLNMPHNPVSSYNNYDASRIGAEKEPVPVLETKFQKVCSDMQSLRIDGPRLQRCISEQHRDPLSLNGASNTVTSHRDAFVSREHSELRSHEQSKVAGSTSSELEDDLLSFNVQRIKDPEVVGHRSNLPSLSQSFNHKSRILSANFSVDPLTVNNKTVDKSSLPKVYNIPSSSNGYTEILASKFTKLDNGTNNSYMPSDGGKHDTDDIGESSIISNILSMDFDSWDDPLSSPRNLAKLLGEAENKQRPHGASTSWKVQTSNQSRFSFAREDNEMPKFEPSFSNFGQSVDDYHSFGNGFSSNGDYYLGKSNNLSSFNTEDPGDFANNNTLGSNKFPVSRAPASAPPGFSGPARAPPPGFTERIIDPSPDMDSGGYSLEQFLSRKTYPANSQMNIGSAADIEFMDPAILAVGKGRLPGGHNSLGLDMRSRFPQQMYGYENEAQELLMQRSLNSHKNQNHRYAEMSGNFSSHPEYYGSPKNLSSFSQFSRPQSRNQLISNGNWDGWNEVQGMNELSMAELLRSERMGINNLFNGYEDSKYRMAGSGDLFKQTYRFKF encoded by the exons ATGCACTCACATACATTTTCTCACAATCTGAAAAAAGTGTTCCTGAGTGTATACTTGTGTGTGGCTATATCTCCCCCTTTCTCATTCTCTTCAATCTCCCTCCGATTCGATCAATTT GCAAGTATGAGTGATCAGGGCGAAAAAACTTGTCCTCTTTGCGCTGAAGAGATGGATTTGACAGATCAGCAGCTCAAGCCTTGCAAGTGTGGATATGAT ATATGTGTTTGGTGTTGGCATCACATAATGGATATGGCGGAGAAAGATGGTACAGAAGGCCGTTGTCCGGCATGCCGCACTTCTTATAATAAGGAGAAGATAGTGGAGACTTCAGCGAAATTTGAAAG GTTAGTAGCTGAAATGAGTATGGAGAAGAAAACAAAAGCCAAGTCAAAAAGTAAAACATCTGATGGAAGAAAGCAACTCACTAGTGTTCGAGTGGTTCAGCGAAACCTTGTTTATATTATGGGGTTACCTTTAGATTTAGCAGATGAAGAT CTTTTACAAGGAAAGGAGTACTTTGCTCAGTATGGGAAGGTATTGAAGGTCTCTATATCTCGCACATCAGCGGGGACTATTCAACAATTTCCAAATGAAACTTGTAGTGT ATATATTACTTATTCGAAAGAAGAGGAAGCGGTGCGATGTATTCAATCAGTGCATGGGTTTACATTGGATGGGAGACCTTTAAA GGCATGCTTTGGGACTACAAAATATTGTCATGCATGGCTGAGGAACGCG CCTTGCAACAATCGGGATTGTCTATACTTGCATGAAATTGGCTCACATGAAGTTAGCTTCAGCAAAGATGAGATCATATCATCATATACAAG GAATAAAGTTCAGCAAATTAGCAGTGCTCCATATGACCCGCGTCCACGTTCGGGTAATGTTCTACCACCGCCAGCAGATGAGTTCAGCAATAACCATTCATCTTCGGGAAAGCCTAGCAATAAGATAGCGACCATT AACACAGATTTACAATCTGATAATATCCTGGGTGCATCGGTATGGCAGACTCCGGCAAGCAGTGTCAGAAGCTCTCCTCCTAATAGTAGTTCTGGTAGATCTGCGAGTCTTCCAGCAGCAGCATCATG GGGAGTCCGCACTTCAAATAGCCAGCCACCCTCTTTAAATGTGGCTAGTTCAAATGGTCCTTTTAAGCAGAAATCTGACAGCTGTAGTGGTTCTCTAGCATTTTCAACTGTGGTAGCAAACCCAACTCAGGTCTCTGCAATACATAGTGATGTGCAGAAGAAGCCTAATGAAGCAGTACTTGTAGCTAGACAGAAAGTTAAACTAGAGTTGGCAGTATCTGAAAAGGTGGATCATAGAACTACGTCGCATACTCTTACCACACCGGGGCATCCCGTTACTTCTATACCATCTGTGCAGTGTATAGATTCGTTGAAGGATAAAGATGATTCTCCCAATATGTCCCACAAATCTGAAAAGGTAGATTGCCGGACCACGTCTTATACTCATGCTACACCAGGACAACCTGTTACCTCGGTACCAATTACCCAATATATTGATTCATTGAAGGATAAAAATGACTTGCTCAATATGCCACACAACCCAGTGAGTTCTTATAATAATTATGATGCGTCTCGTATTGGTGCGGAAAAAGAGCCAGTTCCTGTGTTAGAAACTAAATTTCAGAAGGTATGCTCTGATATGCAGTCATTGCGTATTGATGGTCCACGTTTACAACGGTGCATTAGCGAACAACATAGAGATCCTTTGTCTTTGAATGGTGCATCAAATACGGTGACTTCACACAGAGATGCTTTTGTTTCTAGAGAACATTCTGAATTAAGATCACATGAGCAATCAAAAGTGGCTGGTAGTACGAGTTCTGAATTAGAGGATGATTTGCTATCATTTAATGTCCAACGAATAAAAGACCCAGAAGTTGTTGGTCATCGAAGTAACTTGCCAAGCTTATCCCAATCCTTCaatcataaatctcgaatttTATCAGCTAATTTCAGTGTTGATCCTCTTACTGTAAATAATAAGACTGTTGATAAGAGTTCGTTACCCAAAGTATACAATATCCCATCGAGTTCCAATGGATATACTGAGATTCTAGCTAGTAAATTTACTAAGTTGGATAACGGTACCAACAATTCTTACATGCCATCAGATGGAGGGAAACATGATACAGATGATATAGGAGAGAGCAGTATCATTTCTAATATTTTGTCAATGGACTTTGATTCGTGGGACGATCCTTTAAGCTCTCCTCGGAATCTGGCCAAATTGTTGGGGGAAGCTGAAAACAAGCAGCGGCCTCATGGGGCATCTACTTCTTGGAAAGTTCAAACCAGTAATCAATCTAGATTCTCTTTTGCCAGAGAAGATAATGAAATGCCCAAATTTGAACCATCTTTCAGTAACTTTGGTCAGTCTGTAGATGATTATCACTCCTTTGGAAATGGTTTTTCTAGTAATGGAGATTATTATCTTGGCAAGTCCAATAATTTATCTTCTTTTAATACCGAAGATCCGGGCGATTTTGCAAATAACAATACACTTGGTTCAAACAAGTTTCCAG TATCAAGAGCTCCAGCATCAGCTCCCCCTGGATTTTCTGGACCCGCCAGAGCTCCTCCACCAGGATTTACAGAAAGGATAATAGACCCATCTCCTGACATGGATTCTG GGGGTTATTCACTCGAACAGTTCTTGTCTAGAAAAACTTATCCAGCAAATTCACAAATGAATATTGGCAGTGCTGCAGATATCGAATTTATGGATCCTGCAATCTTGGCAGTTGGTAAAGGAAGACTTCCAGGTGGGCATAACAGTCTTGGTTTAGACATGAGATCAAGGTTTCCTCAGCAGATGTATGGTTATGAAAATGAGGCACAGGAGTTGTTGATGCAAAGATCTCTTAATTCACACAAAAATCAAAATCATAGATATGCAGAAATGAGTGGGAATTTTTCTTCACATCCTGAGTATTATGGCAGTCCAAAAAATCTATCCTCTTTCTCGCAATTTAGTCGTCCCCAGTCCAGGAATCAATTAATCTCAAATGGCAATTGGGATGGTTGGAATGAGGTTCAAGGGATGAATGAGTTGAGTATGGCAGAGCTTCTTAGATCTGAGAGAATGGGTATTAACAATTTGTTTAACGGTTATGAAGATTCAAAGTACCGGATGGCTGGTTCTGGCGATTTATTCAAACAAACATATCgatttaaattttga